The DNA region GCGGTGAAGTGGTAGGGATTGATCTCGAGCCCTTGATGGCAATCGCGGATCGCGGCCTCGTACTGCCCTTGGTGGTAGTAGGCCGCACCGCGTTGCGCCCAGGCCTCGGCGATCCAGGGCGAATCGTGGATCAGACGCGTGGCGGTATCGACTGCCTGATCGTGCCGCTTGCCCATGTTGAGGCGAACGATCTGCCGCAACGCGCTACGCTGGTCTCGGCTGCCGACGCGCAGCCAGACCTCTTGGATGCTGGTTTCGGCGATCGCACGCACGCCACGATCTCGGTCGGTCAGGGCCCGTCCCATGACCTCGTTGGAGGTGTACTCGCCCATGTAGCCGAGCGCCAGCACCGAGGCGCGGCGGTCGTAGCGTTCGCCGCTGACAGCGAGCCTTTCAAGCGTGGCGCAGCCGTACCGGATCGCGACCCGTTGGATGAACGAGGCCGCGTCTTGGCTCTCTAGGTAATCGCGGTAGTGCTGCGTGAGCAGCGGTTCGCGGCGGGTTGATGGTTTCACGCGGCCGAACTCCCAGTAAGACGAAGCCGCGACCACTCCCTGTCGAGGCTCGATCAAATCTTGATGCCGACGCGGTTGCCTTGCGACGGCTCGATGGCTTAAATCAGGGGAGCGTCCCGTGGTTCTTCGCCTCTCTACCATCGAGTCTAATCACGCTTGCGAAGCGCACAACGAAAAAGCGATTGTGTCGGTCGAGTCGGTGGTGCGCTGCTTGACAAGCGACGTGCGGCAAGCACGGTTTCGGGCGCCGGCGGCTCGGTCTGTGCAGGGTGGCGGTTGCGTTTGGCATTGGTTGGTGCGCTAAGCGTTGCCGCGGCTGCGGCGCCGGGCGCCGCGGTTGCGGACGACCGACGAGAGAGGCTCGCGCAGCCGATTTCTGCCGTTTGGCGAGAAGCGCCGGGGCGCACGATGTTCGCGCGGCTGTCGACCACCGCGGGGGTTCCGGTGATGCTCGACCGCCGGATCGACCCCACGTCTCCCAGGACCCTGGAGGCCCGGGGCCAGTCGGTCCGCGAGGTCATCGACCGAGCGGCCCAAGCCGTGGGCGGATCGCCCTACTTCTTTCCGGGACTGATCTACATCGTGCCAGCCGAAAAGGTCGGCGAGTTGGAGAGCTTGGCCGCGCGTGATCAGGCGGCGATCGCCAGACGCGACTCGACGCTCGACGCGCCGATCACGCTTTCTTGGCCGGCACTGTCCTCGCCGAGCGAGCTGGTAACGCGGGCGCTGGAGGGCAGCGGGTGGCGGGTCGCGAACCCGGGCGCCATCCCGTTTGATCTGTGGCCGCCGATGGACGGAGGACGTCTTTCAAGACGCGAGTGGCTCACCGTCCTGCTGTTCGGCTTCGGCCTCACCTTCGAAGAGTCTGGCGCCGGCGTGCTGACGGTCGCCGAGATCCCTCCGCAGGCCAAGCAGGGGGTCGCGGCGCCGCGGCCCGCCGCGCGGGGGAGGGCCCCCGCCCGTGTATCTATCGAGGAGCAACGCGTGACCTTTGTCGTGCGCGGCGAGCAGGCGGGGCGAGTGCTTCAAAGCCTGGCGTCGAGCTTTGACCTCACGCTGAAGGTGTCGCCGGAAGCAGAAGCTCGGCTGAAGACGCCCGTTACGATCGAGGCGCGCCAGCGAACGCTGGACGCCGTGCTGGCGTTGCTCGGAGAGGCCGCCGGGCTACGCCTGACGCGCGCCGCGCGGCAGGTCGCCGTTGACGCGCAGCCGTGAGCGGGAGGCGCGCAGCCGTGAGCGGGAGCGGCGTGCCGCGGCTAGCACCAGCAGCAGGCCTGCGATGGTCACGGCGGACGGTTCGGGGACGGACGAGGGGCCTAGCGCGGCGGCGCCCTGCATCGCGGCGCGCCAGACCGCTAGGTCGGATCCGTCGATCCGCCTGTCTCGGTTCGCGTCTGCGTTGAGCTGGGTCGTCGAGCCGAGGGTGTCGCGCCACACGGTGTAGTCGGCGGCGTTGATCGCCCCGTCACCGTTAAAATCGCCCGGCAGCGCAGCGACGGCGCTGCCGGCAAACGCGTTCTTCCACACCTGGTAGTCTTGCTGAGAATACTTGGTTCCGAGCCCGTCGCGCCAAGTGGTGTAGTCTGCCGCGTCGACCGAGCCGTCGCGGTTGAAGTCGCCGGGGACGGCTTCGTATGCGGCTGCGGAGAACGCGCTGCGCCAGACGTCGAGGTCGCCCTGGGTATACCGCACGCCGAGCCCGTCGCGCCAAGCCGTGTAGTCCGCGGCGTCGACGAACCCGTCGTGGTTCAGGTCGCCCGCAATGGGCGCAGCAACGGACTGGATCGCGGCTTCGAGATTGATGTGCTGATAGGTCTTCTGGGTGGCCGGGTCGAAGAAGGGGTCGGCCGTCGATCGCAAGGTGTCGTAGATGTGGGCGGGCGTCACCGACAACGGGTCCGAGCCCCCCATCGCTTCGCGGATCAGCATGCTGGCGCCCGCGACGTAGGGGGCGGCCATGCTGGTGCCCGA from Pirellulimonas nuda includes:
- a CDS encoding tetratricopeptide repeat protein — translated: MKPSTRREPLLTQHYRDYLESQDAASFIQRVAIRYGCATLERLAVSGERYDRRASVLALGYMGEYTSNEVMGRALTDRDRGVRAIAETSIQEVWLRVGSRDQRSALRQIVRLNMGKRHDQAVDTATRLIHDSPWIAEAWAQRGAAYYHQGQYEAAIRDCHQGLEINPYHFTAAAGMGQCYLRIDNPMAALEAFRRALRLNPGMEEVRAQVIQLQRAIRDE
- a CDS encoding S8 family serine peptidase yields the protein MILGVAVCASHGAHSTGAPLGLSGAGQTLVVIDSGLAYNHPAFAGRYVGGWDFAENDADPYDEKSVGLGDRGSHGTHVTGVAASGSLTNPGVAPGADIVSLRVFDDQGAVYFSWVEKALRWVRDNLHTYRNPITTVNLSIGSSWNANSPPQWGMLEDELADLRKAGVFVAASAGNEFASFGVAGLNYPSSSPSVTAAMAWQTSGLANYSQRSQQAIAAPGAHILGPAPDYMGNGNGLDDDWAYKSGTSMAAPYVAGASMLIREAMGGSDPLSVTPAHIYDTLRSTADPFFDPATQKTYQHINLEAAIQSVAAPIAGDLNHDGFVDAADYTAWRDGLGVRYTQGDLDVWRSAFSAAAYEAVPGDFNRDGSVDAADYTTWRDGLGTKYSQQDYQVWKNAFAGSAVAALPGDFNGDGAINAADYTVWRDTLGSTTQLNADANRDRRIDGSDLAVWRAAMQGAAALGPSSVPEPSAVTIAGLLLVLAAARRSRSRLRASRSRLRVNGDLPRGARQA